In a genomic window of Candidatus Nezhaarchaeota archaeon:
- a CDS encoding alpha/beta hydrolase: MEQKVAFRSDGLLLEGILHVPPGARGRAPAVAVCHPHPLYGGSMHNAVIKELCRSLEMAGLVALRFNFRGVGASEGSYDSGVGERSDVRAALDFLQSVDTPSPSRLGVAGYSFGAYVATYAAAQDPRVEALALISPPLAVYSFDPLRALGMPKLVVWGRLDELVSATIEEVASMVAEPRRLVLVEGANHLWLGREEEVCAIVTAFFKEALRDRGG, translated from the coding sequence GTGGAGCAGAAGGTTGCGTTTAGGAGCGACGGCCTACTGCTTGAAGGGATACTCCACGTCCCCCCAGGGGCTAGGGGGAGGGCGCCCGCTGTAGCTGTCTGCCACCCCCACCCCCTCTACGGAGGATCTATGCACAACGCCGTGATTAAGGAGCTCTGTAGGAGCTTAGAGATGGCCGGCCTCGTCGCCCTCCGGTTCAACTTCAGGGGCGTTGGAGCTAGCGAGGGGTCTTACGATAGCGGCGTGGGGGAGCGGAGCGACGTAAGGGCGGCGCTCGACTTCCTACAGTCCGTCGACACCCCTAGCCCCAGTAGGCTTGGGGTAGCAGGGTACTCCTTCGGAGCCTACGTAGCTACCTACGCGGCGGCTCAGGATCCTAGGGTCGAGGCCCTGGCCTTAATATCTCCCCCCCTCGCTGTCTACAGCTTCGACCCCCTCAGGGCCCTAGGTATGCCTAAGCTAGTAGTCTGGGGGAGGCTCGACGAGCTAGTAAGCGCTACGATAGAGGAGGTGGCTAGCATGGTGGCCGAGCCGAGGAGGCTCGTCCTAGTTGAGGGAGCGAACCACCTCTGGCTGGGCCGTGAGGAAGAGGTCTGCGCTATAGTCACCGCCTTCTTTAAGGAGGCGCTTAGGGACAGGGGCGGCTAG